The following nucleotide sequence is from Mesorhizobium sp. J8.
TTTCTCCCGAAGGACGTATACGGTATTAGCTCCAGTTTCCCGGAGTTGTTCCGTAGAGATGGGTAGATTCCCACGCGTTACTCACCCGTCTGCCGCTCCCCTTGCGGGGCGCTCGACTTGCATGTGTTAAGCCTGCCGCCAGCGTTCGTTCTGAGCCAGGATCAAACTCTCAAGTTTAATAAGACTTTGATTTGGCTTTATTGGTCACGCATGAATCGACGAGAACATTCACACCTAGGCAACCTAATGCCTTGGTAGACTTATTCTCACGAAACGTGATCCGCCAAAGTCTCGTTCGAACCTTCTCACCCCTGGCGGAGTAAGAGGCTCAGCAGGACTCTGCCGCCCACGTTTCTCTTTCTTCAATATTCAATTGTCAAAGAACCGACACCGCCTCACGCAATGTCTCGAACCCACTTCGCTCTCGGCTCCGGGGCCCCTCGAGTGTCGCTCACGCGGCTCTCTTGAATTCCAAAGAGGGCAGTCTTAGAAGCGAACTTCGCTGCCGCCAGCGGCGCACCGCCCTCGTTCGTGGGGCGTATATAGTCGCCACCTCATCGAACTGTCAACAACCAAGATCGCTCTTTTTTCGATTTCTCGTGAAGATATCCACGGAGCGAAAATGGTAAGCTGGCTTCGTTGAATTTCGGCCGTTGCCAGCCATTCCGGCCATAGCAGCCACAACCGCTCGCCGAGCGGATGCGTTTAACGCGGAGACCGCCTGCTGCACTTAGCCGAATGTCGACCGCGACGCCTGACCGACCGTCGGTTTAGAGCCGTTCTTCGAGCAGTTCGGGCGTGATGTTCCGACCGGCGTAGAAGATGCCCAGGATCAGCACACGCTCGCCGTCGACGGCGAAAACGATACTGACCGCGCGGCGATAGCCGATGATCCGCAACCCCGGCATGATCTCCACCCGCTCCGTGCCGCGCTGTGGAAATGTCGACAAGCCCAGGCAATGATCGCGGATACCCACGACAAAATTCCACGCAACCGCCGGCGACGCGCGCTCGGCTATGTCCTCATAGAGTTGTTCGAGTTCGGCTTCCGCCTTCGCGTGGAAG
It contains:
- a CDS encoding type II toxin-antitoxin system RelE/ParE family toxin produces the protein MECRIVFHAKAEAELEQLYEDIAERASPAVAWNFVVGIRDHCLGLSTFPQRGTERVEIMPGLRIIGYRRAVSIVFAVDGERVLILGIFYAGRNITPELLEERL